The region GACTCTCCACCCAACTGGAGAGTTTAGGATATGATCCAGTTATCATATTTCATTAAGGTTTGCTCAGTATGTTAGCCCAAGCAGAAACAAAACAGATCGGTGTAGTTGCTAAAGAAAGCGGTGTACCTATTAAAACTATTCGCTATTATGAGGAGTTGGGTTTACTCAAACCCTCTGGGAGAACGGAAGGAGGATACAGGTTATTTAATATTGATGTTTTAGAGCGACTACATTTTATTAAACGCGCTCAAAGTTTGGGATTAACTTTATCAGAAATTAAGGATTTTTTGAATGTTCATGATAGCGGTGAATTACCTTGTGTGCATATTAAAATGAAACTGGAAGATAAGGTAAAAGCGATTGATGAACAAATTCAA is a window of Anabaena sphaerica FACHB-251 DNA encoding:
- a CDS encoding heavy metal-responsive transcriptional regulator; translated protein: MLAQAETKQIGVVAKESGVPIKTIRYYEELGLLKPSGRTEGGYRLFNIDVLERLHFIKRAQSLGLTLSEIKDFLNVHDSGELPCVHIKMKLEDKVKAIDEQIQQLMILRQELSGLLSGWEIKPDNDHSTICPIIEHE